From Anopheles funestus chromosome 3RL, idAnoFuneDA-416_04, whole genome shotgun sequence, a single genomic window includes:
- the LOC125768616 gene encoding uncharacterized protein LOC125768616 has translation MSVIIRLQNLPLAANASDVRSFFKGLSIPDGGVHIVGGALGDAFIAFSTDEDARQAMSLNGGFIKNGPISLLLSSRAEMQKVIEQARKAALSYMQLKQTTAPVAAVVPSAVKPQPSIIPTALKSGINQKVSPIASLSQFHVPPPGKALSGETSRRSTAVQQPQPPVISLAGFLAKAKAGQLNNATVAAASASTTAATVASLSPLLSQGSAYNEIPGLSFLSSDAPQTIDLGVVSPLAGVGAPSAGNGGLTGWLSALNGAGLKGPAISDVPRPIVVEDSTPWKFLKKERSSRSRSSSRDRSCRRSSRSSSRDRDSRRRSRSASRDRRHKRDGRSRSSSRERNNRWSRSSSREYSRNRSRNSRSRSPSRDRFGRMRQRSRSRSRDRRSHDSNSRDRYDASNSGRSNRVSRFSDRNASDFNGQQQGQNSMNGMFGGMNQTVEPIYGLHTMPGGMVEGGRGSNQPGHFSKVSGKISPSSFGGGMNGGLGQGGAYRNTSPLPDSVYTNTHKTNNGPTTSDFAVKLSNFELPTGYGEIRRFFKSHMISTQGIKMINDQHGRRTGIAFIQFLRKEGKKHALMRDGTIMRRTRIRIESITDQDFESAIDSYRPGNEKPSQDPQGWRDARIVNPWNMTQEDAGDGHANDEHRKQSSGTIAPTTTLVVWNLPSFTTEQDIMKMFSDFTVVEVLIVRNHHAPKQMDGYVKFHRQEDAKEAWNQIHRHFIGNKKVVVRACEDIDYEVAKNEYENPGADNENPSEEDNTNEQFDNNNEPFNNGNSGPVEGNNSNNGFNDVRQGRNNKQSTRWGSIERNWDEQSDNNTPETGTMDAQGRLGGDGAANTDENGSWNNRDPRLNRDDESGDNGDDSNSNFNNNPMNNSNNPNRQGNSRDPRKPHNRFGGNAVVDNSEMFQRTNWLLLRNVDFNVYEEDVYAFFGNDGFLAKTVLLVHNERGGRTGECLVEFGSPSEAHHAESKSSQNLGRRKVFASHLDRGQVADLMARFNAIAQGLQPSYWLPDHMQNGNNGNNDEQRNDDPEKNQGVGCGPYRTATVGLLNLAYKTTVEDVQKFFQEFNLPLENVRRRFLDNGQPTGEAMVRFQNNQDAEKALNEYQNRRLFGRNVRIRLINDD, from the exons ATGAGTGTGATCATTCGTCTGCAGAACCTGCCCTTGGCGGCGAATGCGTCCGATGTGCGCTCCTTTTTCAAGGGTCTGTCGATTCCCGATGGTGGCGTGCATATCGTCGGCGGTGCGCTTGGTGATGCGTTTATAGCGTTCAG CACCGATGAAGATGCAAGACAAGCAATGTCACTTAATGGAGGTTTCATCAAGAATGGACCAATATCGCTGCTACTTTCGTCCCGTGCTGAAATGCAGAAAGTCATCGAACAGGCACGGAAGGCTGCCCTTAGCTACATGCAACTTAAACAAACTACCGCGCCAGTGGCGGCCGTTGTACCGAGTGCCGTGAAACCGCAACCCAGCATCATACCGACGGCTTTAAAATCTGGAATAAATCAAAAAGTAAGCCCGATAGCAAGTTTGTCGCAGTTTCACGTACCGCCTCCGGGAAAGGCGCTGAGCGGCGAAACAAGCCGAAGATCGACGGCCGTGCAACAACCGCAACCACCGGTTATATCTTTGGCTGGATTTTTAGCGAAAGCTAAGGCGGGTCAGCTAAATAATGCTACCGTAGCTGCTGCTTCAGCATCAACCACGGCCGCCACGGTTGCATCTTTGAGTCCATTGTTATCCCAAGGATCTGCTTACAACGAAATACCCGGCCTGTCGTTTCTTTCATCCGATGCGCCACAAACCATTGACCTCGGTGTTGTTTCTCCATTGGCCGGAGTGGGAGCTCCTTCGGCAGGTAATGGTGGCCTTACAGGATGGCTCTCGGCGTTGAATGGAGCGGGTTTAAAGGGACCGGCTATTAGCGATGTACCGCGTCCCATCGTTGTGGAAGATTCGACTCCGtggaaatttttgaaaaaggaACGCTCAAGCCGTAGCCGTTCCAGCTCACGGGACCGTTCGTGCAGGAGAAGCAGCCGGTCGTCTTCCCGCGATCGGGACAGTCGTCGTCGAAGTCGCTCTGCATCGCGCGATAGAAGGCACAAAAGGGATGGACGCAGTCGATCTTCCTCGCGGGAACGAAACAACCGTTGGTCACGTAGCTCAAGCCGCGAGTACAGTCGAAACCGATCGAGAAACAGCCGTAGCCGTAGTCCGAGTCGTGATCGGTTCGGCCGAATGCGTCAAAGAAGTCGTTCGCGATCGCGTGATCGACGCAGCCACGACAGTAACAGCCGTGATCGTTATGACGCATCGAACAGTGGTCGTTCGAATCGAGTCTCTCGGTTCTCCGACCGGAACGCTTCTGATTTCAATGGTCAACAACAGGGGCAAAATTCAATGAACGGTATGTTTGGAGGCATGAATCAAACGGTTGAACCCATTTACGGGCTCCACACAATGCCCGGCGGTATGGTAGAAGGTGGGCGTGGATCAAATCAACCGGGACATTTCTCTAAAGTTAGTGGCAAAATTTCACCCAGCTCGTTTGGGGGCGGTATGAACGGTGGTCTCGGACAAGGCGGTGCATACCGCAACACGTCTCCACTGCCAGATAGTGtgtacacaaacacgcacaagACTAATAACGGGCCGACTACGAGCGATTTTGCGGTCAAGCTGTCCAACTTCGAACTGCCTACAGGGTACGGTGAGATTAGACGGTTCTTTAAGTCCCATATGATATCGACGCAAGGTATTAAAATGATTAACGATCAACATGGTAGACGTACGGGCATTGCCTTCATTCAGTTCCTGCGTAAGGAAGGCAAAAAGCATGCATTAATGCGCGATGGTACGATCATGCGCCGGACGCGCATTAGGATAGAGTCCATTACGGATCAAGATTTTGAATCGGCAATTGACTCGTACCGGCCGGGTAACGAAAAACCATCGCAGGATCCGCAGGGATGGAGAGATGCCCGCATTGTAAACCCGTGGAACATGACCCAAGAGGACGCGGGTGACGGACATGCAAACGATGAGCATCGAAAACAATCTTCCGGCACTATAGCACCTACCACCACGCTGGTAGTGTGGAACTTGCCGTCCTTTACCACCGAGCAAGACATCATGAAGATGTTTTCCGATTTTACAGTCGTCGAGGTGCTGATCGTGCGAAACCATCACGCACCAAAGCAGATGGATGGATACGTAAAGTTCCACCGGCAGGAAGATGCTAAAGAAGCATGGAACCAGATACATCGACATTTCATTGGCAACAAGAAGGTTGTTGTGCGGGCATGCGAGGATATTGACTATGAGGTAGCGAAAAACGAGTACGAGAACCCGGGCGCTGATAACGAGAACCCGTCGGAGGAGGATAATACTAACGAGCAGTTTGATAACAATAATGAGCCATTTAACAATGGCAATTCTGGGCCGGTAGAGGGTAACAATTCTAACAACGGGTTTAATGATGTCCGGCAGGGCCGTAACAATAAGCAGAGCACTAGATGGGGTTCGATTGAGCGGAATTGGGATGAGCAGAGTGACAATAACACACCGGAGACAGGTACGATGGACGCACAAGGACGGCTAGGTGGCGATGGGGCAGCCAACACGGATGAGAACGGTTCTTGGAACAACCGTGATCCTCGGCTGAATCGTGACGATGAATCGGGAGACAATGGTGATGACAGTAATAGTAACTTTAACAACAACCCCATGAACAATAGCAACAATCCCAACCGGCAGGGGAATTCGCGTGATCCACGCAAACCTCACAACCGGTTCGGTGGCAATGCCGTCGTAGATAATAGTGAGATGTTCCAGCGCACCAACTGGCTGCTGCTCCGGAACGTCGACTTTAACGTGTACGAAGAGGACGTGTATGCGTTCTTCGGAAACGATGGGTTCCTCGCGAAAACGGTGCTACTCGTGCACAACGAACGCGGTGGCCGAACGGGCGAATGTTTGGTAGAGTTTGGATCGCCGAGTGAAGCGCACCATGCCGAATCTAAGTCATCACAGAACCTGGGCCGCCGGAAAGTGTTCGCTAGCCATCTTGATCGGGGCCAGGTGGCGGATCTGATGGCACGCTTCAATGCGATCGCACAGGGTCTGCAACCATCCTACTGGCTACCGGACCATATGCAGAACGGCAACAATGGTAATAATGACGAACAGCGGAATGACGATCCGGAGAAGAATCAAGGCGTTGGCTGTGGACCGTACCGTACCGCAACCGTGGGTTTGCTCAACCTAGCCTACAAGACAACGGTGGAAGATGTGCAGAAATTCTTCCAGGAGTTTAATCTACCGCTGGAAAACGTACGGCGTCGATTCTTGGACAACGGTCAACCCACCGGCGAGGCTATGGTACGGTTCCAGAACAATCAGGATGCAGAGAAAGCATTGAACGAGTATCAAAACCGACGGTTGTTCGGTAGGAATGTGCGAATCCGCTTGATCAATGATGACTGA